CATCATCCCGGCAATCAGAATCAGCCCCGGCCAGTGAATGGCTTTGTAGGCGCTCTCCATATCGATACAGCGGAATTTTCCCATCAGTAAACAGGCGATAATTGCCGCTATCGGGCCAGGGATCACATCGGTGATCATCAGCGCCACCATCAGCGCCAGAGAGAATAACGCATGCGGCGCCTGACTATGGGCCGACACCGCCTCATCAATTTCCGCAGGCAGCGCCAGCAGCAGCAGATCGCGTTTCTGCTGCTGTAGCTGCTGAATACGCCGCCAGTCGCCGATAACCAGCAGTATATCGCCTGCCTCCAGTGTTTCATCTGCCAGCGCCCCTTCCAGCAGGCTATTGCGCCGGCGAATGCCGATAACGCTCAGCCCGTAGCGCTGACGGAAAGCCAGTTCGCGTACGCTTTTGCCTGGCAGTTCTGAATCGGGGATCAATGATACTTCCGCCATCCCCACGTCACGTGCGCGATCGGAAAAATAGTCGCCGCGCAAGATCAGCGGTTCCAGCTGCTGTTCACTGCAAAACTGCCGCAGATCGATTTCTGCCGCTGACATATCAATCAGCAGTACGTCGCCGCTGCGAAAGGTGGTATCCCCGGTAACCGTCACCATCACGCGACGAAACTTACGCCAGCGCTCCAGGCCGACCACGTTTGCGCTATATTTCTCCCGCAGTTTAAGGTCATCGAGGCGATGCCCGATCAGCGGCGAACCGGCGCGGATCGCCAGGCGGCGGGCGCGGCCGCTAAGCCGATATTCCCGGATCAGATCGCGAAAATTGCGCCGGCGCGGCGCGCCGGATAACATGGTTTCTTTAGTGGGAGCTGCCAGCCAGTAACGCGCCACCAACATATAGCCAATGCCCAGCGCCAATACCGTCAGGCCAATGGGCGTCACGGCAAAAAAGCCAAAGCCCGCCAGTCCTTCTCGCTGCAGTTCGCTGTTTACCACCAGATTCGGCGGCGTGGCCACCAGCGTCATCATGCCGCTAATCAGTCCGGCGACGCTCAACGGCATCATCAGCCTGGCGGGCGATGAGCCTATTTTCGCCGCCACGCTCAGCACCACGGGAATAAAGATCGCCACCACGCCGGTAGAACTCATAAACGCGCCCAGTCCGGCAACCGTCAGCATCAGCCAGAAAATCATTTTGCTTTCGCTGTTGCCAGCAATTTTCATCAGCCATTCGCCAGTCTGCAATGCGATGCCGGTGCGCACTAATCCTTCGCCAATCACAAATAGCGCGGCAATCAAAATCACGTTGGGATCGCTAAAGCCGATGGTGGCTTCCTGCAGCGTTAACGTACCGCTCAGCACAAAGGCAATAATCACCAGCAGCGCCACCACATCCATGCGCAGCCTGCCGGATGCAAACAGCCAGACGGTTACACCCAGCAGCCCAATCACCCAAAGAAGTTGACTATTCACCACTCTTTCCGTGTCAGAAAACCCTGAATGCGTGCAGCATGCCATAAAATAAACCCCGCGATAGCGGGGTTAAATCAATCACTCCTGGGTTAGCACCGTTATCGTTCCGTCATCGTCTTTGGTAACGCGCAACGCGCTAAGACTGGTCAGCTGCAGCGCGGTTTCCGCCAGGCGCGGCGTATCCGCGGGCGCATTTACTGCGATAACCGCACAGCCTGCGGCAAGACCGGAAAGAATCCCGGCGGGAGCATCCTCCACCACCACGCAATCAGCGGGCGACAGGCCAAGCAGTTCGGCGCCCAGCAGATAAGCATCCGGCTCCGGCTTGCCCTTTTCAACGCGTTCGGCGGTCACGAAATGGGTAGGCAACGGCAGGCCTGCCGC
This Mixta hanseatica DNA region includes the following protein-coding sequences:
- a CDS encoding SLC13 family permease, whose protein sequence is MNSQLLWVIGLLGVTVWLFASGRLRMDVVALLVIIAFVLSGTLTLQEATIGFSDPNVILIAALFVIGEGLVRTGIALQTGEWLMKIAGNSESKMIFWLMLTVAGLGAFMSSTGVVAIFIPVVLSVAAKIGSSPARLMMPLSVAGLISGMMTLVATPPNLVVNSELQREGLAGFGFFAVTPIGLTVLALGIGYMLVARYWLAAPTKETMLSGAPRRRNFRDLIREYRLSGRARRLAIRAGSPLIGHRLDDLKLREKYSANVVGLERWRKFRRVMVTVTGDTTFRSGDVLLIDMSAAEIDLRQFCSEQQLEPLILRGDYFSDRARDVGMAEVSLIPDSELPGKSVRELAFRQRYGLSVIGIRRRNSLLEGALADETLEAGDILLVIGDWRRIQQLQQQKRDLLLLALPAEIDEAVSAHSQAPHALFSLALMVALMITDVIPGPIAAIIACLLMGKFRCIDMESAYKAIHWPGLILIAGMMPFALALQKTGGVALIVQGLMDIAGGRGPHIMLLCLFVLCASIGLFISNTATAVLMAPIGVAAAQQMGVSPYPFTMVIAIAASAAFMTPVSSPVNTLVLGPGGYRFGDFVKIGVPFTLVVMGMSVLLVPLLFPF